A genomic segment from Pseudorca crassidens isolate mPseCra1 chromosome 6, mPseCra1.hap1, whole genome shotgun sequence encodes:
- the CYP27C1 gene encoding cytochrome P450 27C1 isoform X5: MGSWQEYRDLRGRSTGLISAEGEQWLKMRSVLRQRILKPKDVAIFAGEINQVIADLIKRIYFLKSQAEDGETVTNINDLFFKYSMEGVATILYESRLGCLENSVPQATMDYIEALELMFCTFKTSMYAGAIPRWLRPLIPKPWREFCRSWDGLFKFSQIHVDNKLRDIQCQMDRGERARGGLLTYLFLSQELTREEIYANMTEMLLAGVDTTSFTLSWAVYLLARHPEVQQTLYREIVRNLGERHVPTAADVPKVPLVRALLKETLRLFPVLPGNGRVTQEDLVVGGYLIPRGTQLALCHYATSYEDENFPRAKEFRPERWLRPGNLRRVDNFGSIPFGYGARSCIGRRIAELEIHLLVIQLLQRFEIKISPWTKTVHAKTHGLLMPGEPIHVRFVNRK; encoded by the exons ATGGGGTCCTGGCAGGAGTACCGAGACTTACGGGGCAGATCCACCGGGCTCATCTCCGC GGAGGGTGAACAGTGGCTCAAGATGAGAAGTGTGTTGAGACAAAGAATTCTGAAACCGAAAGATGTGGCCATTTTTGCAGGAGAAATCAACCAAGTTATTGCTGATTTAATTAAAAGAATCTACTTCCTCAAGAGCCAGGCAGAAGATGGGGAGACTGTGACCAACATCAATGaccttttcttcaaatattcaatGGAAG GAGTGGCCACCATTCTTTACGAGAGTCGTCTGGGCTGCCTGGAGAACAGCGTCCCGCAGGCGACGATGGACTACATCGAGGCCCTGGAGCTCATGTTCTGCACGTTCAAGACGTCCATGTACGCCGGTGCCATCCCTAGGTGGCTCCGCCCGCTCATCCCCAAACCCTGGCGGGAATTCTGCAGGTCCTGGGATGGACTCTTCAAATTCA GCCAAATTCACGTTGACAACAAGCTGAGGGACATACAGTGCCAAATGGACCGAGGGGAGAGAGCGAGAGGGGGCCTGCTCACGTACCTCTTCCTCAGCCAGGAGCTGACACGGGAGGAAATCTACGCCAACATGACCGAGATGCTGCTGGCTGGCGTGGACACG ACATCGTTCACGTTGTCCTGGGCAGTGTATCTCCTCGCGAGGCACCCGGAAGTGCAGCAGACCCTGTACCGGGAGATAGTGAGGAATTTGGGGGAAAGGCATGTTCCCACGGCTGCAGACGTCCCCAAAGTCCCACTCGTCCGAGCTCTGCTTAAGGAAACCTTGAG GCTGTTTCCAGTGCTGCCGGGGAATGGCCGGGTCACCCAGGAAGACCTGGTTGTTGGCGGGTATCTGATTCCCAGAGGC ACCCAGCTGGCCCTCTGCCACTATGCCACCTCCTACGAGGATGAGAACTTCCCTCGGGCCAAGGAGTTCCGGCCTGAGCGCTGGCTGCGCCCAGGAAACCTGCGCAGGGTTGACAATTTCGGGTCCATCCCCTTCGGCTACGGGGCTCGAAGCTGCATCGGGCGGAGGATTGCAGAATTGGAGATCCACCTCCTTGTGATTCAG ttGCTTCAACGTTTTGAGATCAAAATATCTCCATGGACTAAAACTGTTCATGCAAAAACCCATGGGCTTCTGATGCCAGGGGAGCCCATCCACGTGCGTTTTGTTAACAGAAAGTGA
- the CYP27C1 gene encoding cytochrome P450 27C1 isoform X6 — MRSVLRQRILKPKDVAIFAGEINQVIADLIKRIYFLKSQAEDGETVTNINDLFFKYSMEGVATILYESRLGCLENSVPQATMDYIEALELMFCTFKTSMYAGAIPRWLRPLIPKPWREFCRSWDGLFKFSQIHVDNKLRDIQCQMDRGERARGGLLTYLFLSQELTREEIYANMTEMLLAGVDTTSFTLSWAVYLLARHPEVQQTLYREIVRNLGERHVPTAADVPKVPLVRALLKETLRLFPVLPGNGRVTQEDLVVGGYLIPRGTQLALCHYATSYEDENFPRAKEFRPERWLRPGNLRRVDNFGSIPFGYGARSCIGRRIAELEIHLLVIQLLQRFEIKISPWTKTVHAKTHGLLMPGEPIHVRFVNRK, encoded by the exons ATGAGAAGTGTGTTGAGACAAAGAATTCTGAAACCGAAAGATGTGGCCATTTTTGCAGGAGAAATCAACCAAGTTATTGCTGATTTAATTAAAAGAATCTACTTCCTCAAGAGCCAGGCAGAAGATGGGGAGACTGTGACCAACATCAATGaccttttcttcaaatattcaatGGAAG GAGTGGCCACCATTCTTTACGAGAGTCGTCTGGGCTGCCTGGAGAACAGCGTCCCGCAGGCGACGATGGACTACATCGAGGCCCTGGAGCTCATGTTCTGCACGTTCAAGACGTCCATGTACGCCGGTGCCATCCCTAGGTGGCTCCGCCCGCTCATCCCCAAACCCTGGCGGGAATTCTGCAGGTCCTGGGATGGACTCTTCAAATTCA GCCAAATTCACGTTGACAACAAGCTGAGGGACATACAGTGCCAAATGGACCGAGGGGAGAGAGCGAGAGGGGGCCTGCTCACGTACCTCTTCCTCAGCCAGGAGCTGACACGGGAGGAAATCTACGCCAACATGACCGAGATGCTGCTGGCTGGCGTGGACACG ACATCGTTCACGTTGTCCTGGGCAGTGTATCTCCTCGCGAGGCACCCGGAAGTGCAGCAGACCCTGTACCGGGAGATAGTGAGGAATTTGGGGGAAAGGCATGTTCCCACGGCTGCAGACGTCCCCAAAGTCCCACTCGTCCGAGCTCTGCTTAAGGAAACCTTGAG GCTGTTTCCAGTGCTGCCGGGGAATGGCCGGGTCACCCAGGAAGACCTGGTTGTTGGCGGGTATCTGATTCCCAGAGGC ACCCAGCTGGCCCTCTGCCACTATGCCACCTCCTACGAGGATGAGAACTTCCCTCGGGCCAAGGAGTTCCGGCCTGAGCGCTGGCTGCGCCCAGGAAACCTGCGCAGGGTTGACAATTTCGGGTCCATCCCCTTCGGCTACGGGGCTCGAAGCTGCATCGGGCGGAGGATTGCAGAATTGGAGATCCACCTCCTTGTGATTCAG ttGCTTCAACGTTTTGAGATCAAAATATCTCCATGGACTAAAACTGTTCATGCAAAAACCCATGGGCTTCTGATGCCAGGGGAGCCCATCCACGTGCGTTTTGTTAACAGAAAGTGA
- the CYP27C1 gene encoding cytochrome P450 27C1 isoform X4, giving the protein MSVSKVYHICVFFSFFDFSMVLQQKHTREYGKIFKSHFGPQFVVSVADRDLVAQVLRAEGAVPQRANMGSWQEYRDLRGRSTGLISAEGEQWLKMRSVLRQRILKPKDVAIFAGEINQVIADLIKRIYFLKSQAEDGETVTNINDLFFKYSMEGVATILYESRLGCLENSVPQATMDYIEALELMFCTFKTSMYAGAIPRWLRPLIPKPWREFCRSWDGLFKFSQIHVDNKLRDIQCQMDRGERARGGLLTYLFLSQELTREEIYANMTEMLLAGVDTTSFTLSWAVYLLARHPEVQQTLYREIVRNLGERHVPTAADVPKVPLVRALLKETLRLFPVLPGNGRVTQEDLVVGGYLIPRGTQLALCHYATSYEDENFPRAKEFRPERWLRPGNLRRVDNFGSIPFGYGARSCIGRRIAELEIHLLVIQLLQRFEIKISPWTKTVHAKTHGLLMPGEPIHVRFVNRK; this is encoded by the exons ATGTCCGTGTCAAAGGTATATCatatctgtgtatttttttccttttttgatttctccatggttTTGCAGCAGAAACACACACGGGAATATGGAAAAATCTTCAAGTCTCACTTTGGTCCTCAGTTTGTAGTATCTGTTGCAGACCGAGACCTGGTGGCTCAGGTGCTCCGGGCAGAGGGGGCCGTGCCCCAGAGAGCCAACATGGGGTCCTGGCAGGAGTACCGAGACTTACGGGGCAGATCCACCGGGCTCATCTCCGC GGAGGGTGAACAGTGGCTCAAGATGAGAAGTGTGTTGAGACAAAGAATTCTGAAACCGAAAGATGTGGCCATTTTTGCAGGAGAAATCAACCAAGTTATTGCTGATTTAATTAAAAGAATCTACTTCCTCAAGAGCCAGGCAGAAGATGGGGAGACTGTGACCAACATCAATGaccttttcttcaaatattcaatGGAAG GAGTGGCCACCATTCTTTACGAGAGTCGTCTGGGCTGCCTGGAGAACAGCGTCCCGCAGGCGACGATGGACTACATCGAGGCCCTGGAGCTCATGTTCTGCACGTTCAAGACGTCCATGTACGCCGGTGCCATCCCTAGGTGGCTCCGCCCGCTCATCCCCAAACCCTGGCGGGAATTCTGCAGGTCCTGGGATGGACTCTTCAAATTCA GCCAAATTCACGTTGACAACAAGCTGAGGGACATACAGTGCCAAATGGACCGAGGGGAGAGAGCGAGAGGGGGCCTGCTCACGTACCTCTTCCTCAGCCAGGAGCTGACACGGGAGGAAATCTACGCCAACATGACCGAGATGCTGCTGGCTGGCGTGGACACG ACATCGTTCACGTTGTCCTGGGCAGTGTATCTCCTCGCGAGGCACCCGGAAGTGCAGCAGACCCTGTACCGGGAGATAGTGAGGAATTTGGGGGAAAGGCATGTTCCCACGGCTGCAGACGTCCCCAAAGTCCCACTCGTCCGAGCTCTGCTTAAGGAAACCTTGAG GCTGTTTCCAGTGCTGCCGGGGAATGGCCGGGTCACCCAGGAAGACCTGGTTGTTGGCGGGTATCTGATTCCCAGAGGC ACCCAGCTGGCCCTCTGCCACTATGCCACCTCCTACGAGGATGAGAACTTCCCTCGGGCCAAGGAGTTCCGGCCTGAGCGCTGGCTGCGCCCAGGAAACCTGCGCAGGGTTGACAATTTCGGGTCCATCCCCTTCGGCTACGGGGCTCGAAGCTGCATCGGGCGGAGGATTGCAGAATTGGAGATCCACCTCCTTGTGATTCAG ttGCTTCAACGTTTTGAGATCAAAATATCTCCATGGACTAAAACTGTTCATGCAAAAACCCATGGGCTTCTGATGCCAGGGGAGCCCATCCACGTGCGTTTTGTTAACAGAAAGTGA